Proteins encoded together in one Bacteroides ovatus window:
- a CDS encoding two-component regulator propeller domain-containing protein, whose translation MSKAHVLKRYSFLIWILFFVLSTKAEQQDYYFRQISLEQGLSQSRVQCIYRDHLGVIWIGTKWGLNSYDQSELKSYFHDREQPNSLPDNFIRFITEDRLGDLYVSTNKGIAIYNKAENQFQPLKYNGKPFNAWSYLQIGDNFLFGGEETLYQYNLTDKSITTIFPDIDGDKLKCINRIFQWSPDVLITSSKKDGLWMYDLTKKKMYRCPFVKEREINTIFVDSQNRLWVSFYGKGIACYSKEGKRLFSLSTKNSGLNNDIIFDFLEKDNQLWIATDGGGINILDFQTMKFSHLKHISDDEQSLPNNSIYRLYKDQMDNIWIGSIHGGLFAIKKVFIKTYKDVPLNNLNGISERTVVSIFEDKDTLLWIGTDGGGINSFDQKTNTFHHYPTTYGEKVTSITNFSENELLLSCFNKGVFTFNKRTAQMQPFPIINDSISKREFSSGDLVNLYATKDNIYILGAKVYIYNKHTRQTSILYAPQIDIQRQIAMQAIYSDDTHLYLMGTNNLFKLNFKTNELSSLVNMKEGDDFTSACRDDKGNFWIGSNFGLLFYNKQTGKTEKIHTNLFNSVSSLAYDKKGKVWIGAQNMFFAYIINEKRFVILDESDGVPSNELIFTPIPALRTPNLYMGGTMGLVRINTDIIFESNSSPILKLLEVKLNGKSTLKQVNNNCISIPWNHSSFNIKVIADEKNSFRKHLFRYVITGKDKMVIESYLQTLELGTLASGEYTISVSCDTSNGEWSQPTEILTIIVSPPWWKSTWFIILCIFFAFLVAGMVFFSLIRKKENRLKREMREHEKKIYEEKIRFLINISHELRTPLTLIYASLKRILNKEVKQDELPEYLQGAFKQANQMKDIINIVLDARKMEVGQEVLHISSHPLHKWIQEVAETFQTASKAKEIEITYDFDDSIQYIAYDDTKCKVVLSNLIMNALKYSPNQTRIVIKTIRTNESIQVHVQDQGIGLDNVDIKKLFTRFYQGKHNEGGSGIGLSYAKMLIDLHGGRMGAFNNKDRGATFFYEIPANLQEQEVSCPQHSYLNELLSSPEEEEKIESEAFSLQGYSLLIVEDKQDLREFLKSALKDKFKKIYQAENGLVALEVIKQQQPDIIVSDVMMPQMNGYQLCKEIKENLNISHIPVILLTARADSESQMLGYKLRADAYLPKPFEMEMLLSVIQNQMRNREYIKSRYRGNQFILSPQEATFSNADEQFMIKLNEMIDQNLSQPDLDVKFLTTQMAMSRTSLYNKIKELTGMGANDYINRRRIDKAIILLTQSGMSITEISEQVGFTYQRYFSTLFKEMKGMTPSQFRAQHGSTQQQSE comes from the coding sequence ATGTCAAAAGCACACGTACTAAAGAGGTATTCTTTTCTAATCTGGATATTATTCTTTGTTCTTTCTACCAAGGCTGAACAACAAGACTACTACTTCAGACAAATTTCTTTGGAACAGGGATTGTCACAATCAAGAGTGCAGTGCATTTACAGAGATCATTTAGGAGTAATATGGATAGGTACCAAATGGGGGTTAAATAGTTATGACCAATCTGAACTGAAAAGTTATTTTCATGACCGGGAGCAGCCCAACTCATTGCCCGACAATTTCATTCGTTTTATTACAGAGGATCGTTTAGGCGATTTATACGTTTCTACCAATAAAGGAATTGCCATCTACAATAAAGCAGAAAATCAGTTTCAGCCATTGAAATATAACGGGAAGCCATTTAACGCTTGGTCTTATCTTCAAATAGGTGACAATTTCCTGTTTGGAGGAGAAGAAACTTTATACCAATACAATCTGACGGATAAAAGTATTACGACAATCTTCCCCGACATCGATGGAGACAAGTTAAAATGTATCAATCGCATCTTTCAGTGGAGTCCCGATGTGCTGATAACCAGCAGTAAAAAAGACGGGCTTTGGATGTACGACTTGACAAAAAAGAAAATGTATCGATGTCCATTTGTAAAAGAGCGCGAGATAAACACCATATTTGTTGACTCTCAAAACCGGCTTTGGGTATCATTCTATGGCAAAGGAATAGCCTGCTACTCGAAAGAGGGGAAAAGGCTTTTCAGTTTATCCACCAAAAATTCCGGGCTCAACAACGATATCATTTTTGATTTTCTTGAAAAAGACAACCAACTTTGGATAGCTACTGACGGAGGAGGTATCAACATACTTGACTTCCAGACTATGAAGTTCTCTCATCTTAAACATATTTCCGATGATGAACAATCCTTGCCGAATAACTCTATCTACCGGCTGTATAAAGATCAGATGGACAATATATGGATAGGCAGTATACACGGAGGATTATTCGCCATTAAGAAAGTGTTCATCAAAACCTATAAAGATGTTCCACTGAACAATCTCAATGGAATTAGCGAACGTACCGTGGTTAGCATCTTTGAAGATAAGGATACATTGCTTTGGATTGGAACAGACGGAGGAGGTATCAACTCATTTGACCAAAAAACGAATACATTTCATCATTACCCTACTACATACGGGGAGAAAGTTACCTCTATCACAAATTTTTCTGAAAATGAGCTCTTATTATCATGTTTTAATAAAGGGGTATTTACCTTTAATAAGAGAACTGCACAGATGCAACCTTTTCCCATTATCAATGACTCTATTTCGAAAAGAGAATTTTCATCCGGTGATTTGGTAAATCTATATGCTACAAAAGATAATATTTACATATTAGGAGCAAAAGTCTATATCTATAACAAGCATACCCGGCAAACATCTATTCTCTACGCACCCCAAATAGACATTCAACGCCAAATAGCTATGCAGGCAATTTATTCCGACGATACGCATCTGTATCTAATGGGAACCAATAACCTGTTTAAACTAAACTTCAAAACTAACGAACTATCTTCATTAGTCAATATGAAAGAGGGAGATGATTTCACATCGGCCTGCCGGGATGATAAAGGTAACTTTTGGATAGGAAGTAATTTCGGACTGCTCTTCTATAATAAACAGACTGGAAAAACAGAAAAAATACATACCAACTTGTTCAACAGTGTATCCAGCCTTGCCTATGATAAAAAAGGAAAAGTCTGGATAGGAGCACAGAACATGTTCTTTGCGTATATTATCAACGAAAAACGTTTTGTTATCCTGGACGAATCCGATGGAGTTCCTTCCAACGAATTGATATTTACCCCTATTCCTGCTCTTCGTACTCCCAATCTGTATATGGGAGGTACTATGGGACTGGTACGCATTAATACGGATATTATTTTCGAAAGCAATTCGTCTCCTATTCTCAAGCTACTTGAAGTAAAACTGAATGGTAAATCAACTCTGAAACAGGTTAATAATAACTGTATTTCGATTCCCTGGAATCATTCATCGTTCAACATTAAAGTGATTGCTGACGAAAAGAACTCCTTCCGAAAACACCTTTTCCGATATGTCATCACAGGAAAAGACAAAATGGTGATCGAGAGTTATCTCCAGACACTCGAATTGGGTACATTAGCATCAGGAGAATATACCATCAGCGTATCCTGCGACACCTCCAACGGTGAATGGAGCCAGCCGACAGAGATCTTAACTATTATAGTCTCACCTCCTTGGTGGAAATCTACCTGGTTTATTATACTATGCATTTTCTTTGCATTTCTAGTGGCAGGAATGGTCTTCTTTAGTTTGATAAGAAAAAAAGAAAATCGGCTGAAACGTGAGATGCGGGAACATGAGAAGAAGATATATGAAGAGAAAATACGCTTCTTAATCAATATCAGCCATGAGCTACGCACCCCTTTGACACTCATCTATGCTTCCCTGAAACGAATTCTCAATAAAGAGGTGAAGCAAGACGAGCTACCGGAATATCTACAGGGTGCATTCAAGCAGGCCAATCAGATGAAAGATATTATCAACATCGTGCTTGATGCACGCAAAATGGAGGTAGGGCAGGAAGTGCTACACATCTCTTCGCATCCTTTGCACAAGTGGATACAGGAAGTGGCAGAAACATTTCAAACTGCATCGAAGGCCAAAGAAATTGAAATTACATACGACTTTGACGACAGCATACAATATATCGCGTATGATGACACCAAATGCAAAGTTGTTCTTTCCAATCTGATTATGAATGCTTTGAAATATAGTCCCAATCAGACTCGTATCGTCATAAAAACAATCCGTACAAATGAAAGTATACAAGTACACGTACAAGACCAGGGAATCGGATTGGATAATGTAGATATAAAAAAGCTCTTTACCCGTTTCTACCAAGGCAAACATAATGAGGGAGGAAGTGGTATCGGTTTATCTTATGCTAAAATGTTGATTGACTTACATGGAGGTAGGATGGGCGCTTTCAATAATAAAGACAGAGGGGCCACATTCTTTTATGAAATACCGGCTAATCTACAAGAACAAGAAGTATCATGTCCTCAACATTCCTACCTCAACGAACTTTTAAGTTCTCCGGAGGAAGAAGAGAAAATAGAATCCGAGGCTTTCTCTCTACAAGGGTATTCACTGTTGATTGTAGAAGACAAACAGGACTTAAGGGAATTCTTAAAAAGTGCCCTTAAAGATAAATTCAAGAAGATCTATCAGGCAGAAAATGGACTGGTAGCACTGGAAGTTATTAAGCAACAGCAACCGGACATTATAGTAAGTGATGTAATGATGCCACAAATGAATGGCTATCAGCTATGCAAGGAAATTAAAGAGAATCTGAATATTAGCCATATCCCTGTCATCCTGCTTACCGCCAGAGCCGATTCTGAAAGCCAGATGTTAGGATACAAATTAAGAGCTGATGCCTATTTACCCAAACCATTTGAAATGGAAATGCTCCTTAGCGTGATCCAAAACCAGATGAGAAATCGTGAATATATTAAGTCCAGATACAGGGGCAATCAATTCATTCTGTCTCCGCAAGAGGCCACTTTCAGCAATGCGGATGAACAATTTATGATCAAATTGAATGAAATGATCGATCAGAATCTGTCTCAACCAGATTTGGATGTGAAATTCCTGACTACTCAAATGGCAATGAGCCGGACATCCTTATATAATAAGATCAAGGAACTGACCGGCATGGGAGCAAACGATTATATCAATCGTAGAAGAATCGACAAAGCAATCATTCTTTTAACTCAGTCTGGCATGAGCATTACTGAAATATCAGAGCAGGTAGGTTTCACTTATCAACGATATTTCAGTACGTTATTTAAAGAAATGAAAGGAATGACTCCTTCTCAATTCAGAGCACAACATGGTTCCACCCAACAACAATCAGAGTAG